The Rhizobium sp. CCGE531 genomic sequence GCGAAGCCGTCCCATTGGGCGAGATTACCGAGCAGCACTTCGATGCGGCCTTCAACCTGAATGCGCGCGGCACGCTGTTTACGGTTCAGAAGGCGTTGCCGTTGTTCAACGATGGCGGATCGATCTTCATGACCGGGTCAGTTGCTTCGGTGAAAGGTTTTCCTGGTTACAGCGTGTATGCGGCGAGCAAGGCGGCGTTGCGCTCATTCGCACGCACTTGGCTCAACGAACTGAAGGGCAGGAATATCCGGGTGAACGTGCTGAGCCCGGGGCCGATCGCCACGCCGATGCAGGACCAAGTTCTCACCGAGGAGGCGAAGCGGATGTTCGAATCCCTGATCCCGCGGGGAAAGATGGGCCGTCCTGAGGAAATTGCGGCGGTCGCGGTGTTTCTTGCTTCAGACGATTCCAGCTTCGTGAATGGGGTGGAGCTATCTGTCGACGGCGGCTTCTCGGCCATCTGAAATCGCGCCTGATCACGGGAAGCGGCTGACCATCCGGCCGCGCGGAAATCATTCACGGCTCTAAGCGTCAATTAAGGAATTCGAACCGATGACGCGCATCGCTTGGGGCGGCAGTCCGAAGATCAGCGAAACGGATAACCCGGCGCCGTTGAGGCTCGGGGAACCAATATCAACACGGATCGGAGAAGTATCATGAGCTATGCAATTATTGGCTTTGGAGCGGTGGGCCAAGCACTCGCTCGAGCGTTCGCCCGCAAGGAAATCGAAGTCACGGTCGCGAGCCGCCGGCCGCCGGAGGCATTGATGCCGCAGGCTCAAGCGATCGGCCCCACGGTCGTCGCCAAATCGCTGCGGGATGCAGTCGAGGCCGACACAATCATTTTGGCGGTCCCGTTCGGGGAGCATCGCGAGGTTGCGAAGGCCCTCCCGAGCTGGGAAGGCAAGACAATCATCGACGCGACGAACGCATTGGTTTCCTCAGAGGAGCTGGGCGGCCTCCCGTCCTCGGCCTTTGTCGCCAGGGCATTCACCGGCGCCAAGCTCGTGAAGGGATTCAATCACCTGATTGCGGCCAAGCTGGCTGCCGATCCGATCGTCGAGAGCGGGCACCGGGTCATCTTTCTGTCGAGCGACGACGAGGATGCGACCGCTCCTGTGGTGGCCCTGGCCAAACAACTCGGGTTCGCACCCGTCAAGCTGGGAAAGCTCGACGAGGGTGGCGCGCTGGTGCACGCCCGCGATCGCATTTGGGGCCAGCTCATCTTCCAGGATTTGTTCAAGAAGGAGCAGTGATCGAAGGCGTATAGACGCTGTTCGGGCACACCAGGACGATCCTCTTGATGTATACGCCGTATATGTATACGATGTATACATGACGACCAAACAGCAAATCTTCGACGCCGCAAAGCGGCGGTTTGAGCGGGAAGGACTTGCCGGCGTCTCCATGCGCACGATTGCCAAGGACGTCGGCATTACCGCGATGGCCATCTACCGGCACTATCCGGATAAGGAGGCCCTGACGAACGCGCTCATGCGAAACGGCATTTCGGCATGGGAGGAACGGGTACGGGCCATTCAGGAGAGCGACCCCATTCAATGGCTCCATGCGGCGAGCGAAGCATTTCTTGCTTTCGCGCTCGAGGAGCCACGCCAGTACGAGGCTGCCTTCCTTCTACCCGCCACTCAGGCAAGGCGTTATCCGGACGACTTCGCTGCCGGCCGTTCCCCCGCGATCGCCATCCTCCACGATCGCATAGAACACGCCAGGAAATTGGGAATGATCGGCAACGTATCCGCGACGGATATGGGGCTCACGCTCAGCGCGCTTGGCCAGGGATTGGTTTCACTTTACCAAGCCGGCCGCTTTGTCGGCGAACCGGAATTCCGCGCAGCCTACCGTATGGCTATGCTGCATTGCATTCACTCGTTTCTAAGGAACGATTGCCGATGACTGCGATCATATGCGCGCTGCTTGGCGGCGTTCTATTCTTCTTTTCTGTAGAACTGAACACGATATGGCCGTTGATGTGGATCGCGCAGGTGCCGCTTCTGTGGCTTGCCTACGGCCCGGCACGGGCCTGGCATGTGTTCGCCGCGAGTTTTACCGCATATGCGATCGGGCAGCTCAACCTGTTCGAAGCATATTGGCAGATGGCGCCTGAATTCTCCATCGTCATCGCCATAACCGCAGCTATTTACGCAGCGACAATGCTGTTCGCGAGAGCAGCGCAAAGACGTCTACCGGCGACAGCCGCTGTGCTCGGCTTTCCCCTACTTTGGACCAGTGTCGAGTACCTTAATGCACGCATTTCGGCGTATGGCAGCTTCGGTGCGTTTGCTTATAGTCAGGTCCCCGCGCCGGTGTTCATCCAAAGCGCCTCCTTAATCGGCCTGTGGAGCGTCAGCTTTCTTATTTGCGCCGTTGCGAGCGCATCAGCTCTTTTGCTCAGGGAGGGACGCCGCGCAACGGTTCCCGCGATTGTCGTGGCTGTTCTCTTCGTAGCCAATTTGGCGTTCGGTTTGGCGCGAC encodes the following:
- a CDS encoding SDR family oxidoreductase; the encoded protein is MGKLEGKVAVITGGSSGMALASAKRFVEEGAYVFITGRSQEALDEAVKLIARNVTGVRGDASNLDDLDRLFDTVKREKGKIDVLYASAGMGEAVPLGEITEQHFDAAFNLNARGTLFTVQKALPLFNDGGSIFMTGSVASVKGFPGYSVYAASKAALRSFARTWLNELKGRNIRVNVLSPGPIATPMQDQVLTEEAKRMFESLIPRGKMGRPEEIAAVAVFLASDDSSFVNGVELSVDGGFSAI
- a CDS encoding NADPH-dependent F420 reductase translates to MSYAIIGFGAVGQALARAFARKEIEVTVASRRPPEALMPQAQAIGPTVVAKSLRDAVEADTIILAVPFGEHREVAKALPSWEGKTIIDATNALVSSEELGGLPSSAFVARAFTGAKLVKGFNHLIAAKLAADPIVESGHRVIFLSSDDEDATAPVVALAKQLGFAPVKLGKLDEGGALVHARDRIWGQLIFQDLFKKEQ
- a CDS encoding TetR/AcrR family transcriptional regulator, which encodes MTTKQQIFDAAKRRFEREGLAGVSMRTIAKDVGITAMAIYRHYPDKEALTNALMRNGISAWEERVRAIQESDPIQWLHAASEAFLAFALEEPRQYEAAFLLPATQARRYPDDFAAGRSPAIAILHDRIEHARKLGMIGNVSATDMGLTLSALGQGLVSLYQAGRFVGEPEFRAAYRMAMLHCIHSFLRNDCR